In Xanthomonas sacchari, a genomic segment contains:
- a CDS encoding type II toxin-antitoxin system VapC family toxin encodes MIAIDSSVLVDLLADGPQADAAEACLRQCLSTGPVVVCDIVLAEVCSALRDGAEALSVLEDMSIRFSALEAKSALRAGEMQRRFRARGGKRERVVADFLIGAHALLQCDGLITRDDGFFREYFKGLKIIVPKPAG; translated from the coding sequence ATGATCGCCATCGACTCGTCCGTGCTGGTGGATCTGCTGGCCGACGGCCCCCAGGCCGACGCCGCCGAAGCCTGCCTGCGCCAGTGTCTGAGCACCGGCCCGGTCGTGGTCTGCGACATCGTCCTGGCCGAAGTGTGCAGCGCGCTGCGCGACGGCGCCGAGGCGTTGTCGGTGCTGGAAGACATGAGCATCCGTTTCAGCGCGCTGGAGGCCAAGTCGGCCTTGCGCGCCGGCGAGATGCAGCGCCGCTTCCGCGCCCGCGGCGGCAAGCGCGAGCGGGTGGTGGCCGATTTCCTGATCGGTGCGCATGCGCTGCTGCAATGCGATGGCCTGATCACCCGCGACGACGGTTTTTTCCGCGAGTACTTCAAGGGCCTGAAGATCATCGTCCCCAAGCCCGCCGGCTGA
- a CDS encoding AbrB/MazE/SpoVT family DNA-binding domain-containing protein has product MEATVAERGQITLPKAVRDALGLSKGTILKVELDGGRIILRKSVDDAISRARGRFKLDGFASTDEAMRAIRGRAPGDPFEPDAGA; this is encoded by the coding sequence ATGGAAGCCACTGTCGCCGAACGCGGTCAGATCACTCTTCCCAAGGCCGTGCGCGATGCGCTGGGCCTGAGCAAGGGCACCATCCTGAAGGTGGAGCTCGATGGCGGCCGGATCATCCTGCGCAAGAGCGTGGACGATGCCATCTCGCGCGCCCGCGGCCGCTTCAAGCTCGACGGCTTCGCCAGCACCGACGAGGCGATGCGCGCGATCCGCGGCCGCGCCCCGGGCGATCCGTTCGAACCCGACGCCGGCGCATGA